Proteins from a single region of Paraburkholderia aromaticivorans:
- a CDS encoding TPM domain-containing protein: MNPLKVLLALVIGVALCGSWVAMADVAVPPLTARVTDQTGTLTSDQVSRLEQTLQAFESRKGTQIAVLIVPTTEPETIEQYSLRVVEQWKLGRKKVDDGALLIVAKNDRTLRIEVGYGLEGALNDAISNRIINEIIVPRFREGDFSGGITAGIDQMIRVADGESLPPPQSRKGEGPPNVWRFAPVIFMLAVVFGSTLRAMFGRLPGAAVAGGVVAVIAWLLAAGLAATVVAGVIAFLFTLTSGGMGGYVGTYGLGRRGGGFGRGGRGGGFGGGGGGFGGGGASGRW, encoded by the coding sequence TTGAATCCGCTTAAAGTTCTTCTGGCGCTGGTCATCGGGGTCGCTCTGTGCGGCTCGTGGGTTGCGATGGCCGACGTCGCCGTGCCGCCTCTGACGGCCCGCGTCACGGACCAAACGGGCACGCTCACCAGCGATCAGGTGAGCAGGCTCGAACAGACGCTACAGGCGTTCGAGAGCAGAAAGGGCACGCAGATCGCGGTTCTGATCGTTCCCACCACCGAGCCGGAGACAATCGAGCAATACTCGCTGCGCGTGGTTGAACAATGGAAGCTCGGGCGCAAGAAAGTGGATGATGGGGCGTTGCTCATCGTCGCAAAAAATGACCGCACGCTGCGCATCGAGGTCGGTTACGGCCTGGAGGGCGCGCTCAACGATGCGATCAGCAACCGGATCATCAACGAGATCATCGTGCCGCGATTCCGGGAAGGCGACTTCTCCGGTGGCATTACGGCAGGAATCGATCAGATGATCCGGGTGGCCGACGGTGAGTCGTTGCCGCCCCCGCAGTCTCGCAAAGGGGAAGGTCCCCCCAACGTCTGGCGGTTTGCGCCCGTCATTTTCATGCTGGCGGTCGTGTTTGGCAGTACCCTGCGCGCCATGTTCGGCAGATTGCCCGGAGCCGCCGTGGCCGGCGGCGTCGTGGCTGTAATTGCCTGGTTGCTGGCGGCAGGTCTCGCCGCAACGGTTGTGGCAGGTGTGATCGCCTTCCTGTTCACACTGACCAGCGGAGGGATGGGGGGCTACGTTGGAACCTACGGTCTCGGGCGTCGTGGCGGCGGATTTGGACGCGGCGGGCGGGGTGGCGGGTTCGGCGGTGGCGGTGGTGGCTTTGGTGGCGGTGGCGCGTCAGGCAGGTGGTGA
- a CDS encoding LemA family protein — MRKLWVVLAALLALSLAGCGYNTLQTQDEQIKASWSEVVNQYQRRADLVPNLVNTVKGYAAQERDVFIQVTEARARVGSIQATSEVLNNPEEFAKFQAAQGQLTASLSRLLVVSENYPQLKSDANFRDLQAQLEGTENRITVARNRYIKAVQDYNVTIRSFPSNLTAMAFGYKDKPNFSVTNEAEIAKPPRVDFGATPGKALPAAGATN; from the coding sequence ATGCGCAAGTTATGGGTGGTCCTGGCAGCGCTCCTGGCGCTAAGCCTCGCGGGGTGCGGCTACAACACCCTGCAAACTCAGGATGAACAGATCAAGGCGAGCTGGTCTGAAGTCGTTAATCAGTATCAGCGTCGTGCAGACCTGGTACCGAACCTGGTCAACACCGTTAAAGGCTACGCCGCTCAGGAGCGGGATGTGTTCATCCAGGTGACCGAAGCGCGGGCTCGCGTCGGCTCGATTCAGGCAACGTCCGAGGTGCTCAATAATCCTGAAGAATTCGCGAAATTCCAGGCAGCCCAAGGGCAACTGACCGCTTCACTTTCGAGACTGCTGGTTGTCTCGGAGAACTATCCGCAACTGAAGTCCGATGCCAACTTTCGTGACCTGCAGGCACAGCTAGAGGGGACCGAAAACCGGATCACCGTTGCCCGCAACCGGTATATCAAGGCGGTTCAGGACTACAACGTCACCATCCGCTCGTTTCCGTCCAACCTGACGGCGATGGCCTTCGGCTACAAGGATAAACCCAATTTTTCAGTGACCAACGAGGCGGAAATCGCCAAACCCCCGCGCGTCGATTTCGGTGCGACGCCGGGGAAAGCCCTGCCGGCAGCGGGAGCGACCAATTGA
- a CDS encoding DUF5676 family membrane protein: MGMKPYWKTGVVLALTLAVGYTVCAVLYAAWPSLGIDFLNAMFHGLDFHKIDTGEPFTLRMFVYPFVVFVVWGFAVGTLFAWISNLLYSEQ; encoded by the coding sequence ATGGGCATGAAGCCGTATTGGAAAACCGGTGTCGTTCTCGCATTGACCCTGGCGGTTGGCTACACGGTTTGCGCGGTCCTCTATGCTGCATGGCCCAGCCTAGGCATCGATTTTCTGAACGCAATGTTTCATGGCCTTGATTTTCACAAGATCGACACTGGTGAGCCATTTACGCTTCGGATGTTTGTGTATCCGTTCGTAGTCTTTGTCGTGTGGGGCTTCGCGGTCGGGACATTGTTTGCGTGGATTTCTAACCTCCTCTACTCGGAGCAGTGA
- a CDS encoding YHS domain-containing protein — protein MMQWLSSNWIWLLLAVGVFLMMRRGGMACGMGGHRHTSREQPATDDRSPHDPVSGQSVDGAHALTSIFDGQTYYFESEQSRAEFNKDPQRFARGGTHRHHGGC, from the coding sequence ATGATGCAATGGTTATCGAGCAACTGGATCTGGCTGCTACTCGCAGTTGGCGTTTTCCTGATGATGCGGCGCGGCGGGATGGCTTGCGGCATGGGAGGACATCGTCACACGTCGCGCGAACAACCCGCGACTGACGACCGCTCGCCGCACGATCCGGTCAGTGGTCAGTCCGTAGATGGAGCGCATGCGCTGACCTCCATATTTGATGGACAAACGTACTACTTCGAGTCGGAGCAGTCACGTGCCGAGTTCAACAAGGATCCTCAGCGGTTTGCGCGTGGCGGCACTCACCGGCATCACGGTGGCTGTTAA
- the ppk2 gene encoding polyphosphate kinase 2, which translates to MSKKQARKSHAPEPAGLTDSDEGSPPPATTLISHDEYETELRRLQVELVKLQRHFIGCHDKILVLLEGRDAAGKDGAIKRIVEHLSPRETRVVALGRPSDRDLGAWYFQRYVPHLPVAEELVLFNRSWYNRAGVEPVMGFCTPEQHEEFMQAVPRFEALLVDSGIRLLKYYLDISRHEQSKRLKARKRDPLKQWKVSPIDEVAIKHWKDYSKARDTMLLRTHTAVAPWRIVHADDKKLARLNLIRDMLSRLDYCDKDEKLALPDPAVIFEFEPARLGEGLLAK; encoded by the coding sequence ATGAGCAAGAAGCAAGCACGCAAATCGCACGCACCCGAACCGGCAGGTCTGACCGACTCTGACGAAGGCAGTCCGCCGCCCGCAACGACGTTGATTTCGCACGACGAGTATGAGACAGAGCTGCGCCGCCTGCAGGTCGAACTGGTGAAACTGCAGCGTCACTTCATCGGCTGCCACGACAAAATCCTGGTGCTGCTTGAGGGACGTGACGCGGCGGGAAAGGATGGTGCCATCAAGCGAATCGTCGAACACCTGAGCCCGCGTGAGACCCGTGTCGTCGCGCTCGGCCGCCCCTCCGACCGCGACCTCGGTGCGTGGTACTTCCAGCGCTATGTCCCGCACCTGCCGGTTGCCGAGGAACTCGTTCTTTTCAATCGCAGCTGGTACAACCGGGCCGGCGTCGAGCCGGTCATGGGTTTCTGCACGCCGGAACAGCACGAAGAATTCATGCAGGCGGTGCCAAGGTTCGAAGCCTTGCTGGTCGACTCCGGCATCAGGTTGCTGAAGTATTACCTCGACATCTCCAGGCACGAACAGTCGAAGCGCCTGAAAGCGCGCAAACGCGACCCGCTCAAGCAGTGGAAGGTCAGCCCGATCGACGAGGTCGCGATCAAGCACTGGAAGGACTACTCGAAGGCTCGCGACACCATGTTGCTGCGGACCCACACCGCCGTGGCACCGTGGCGCATCGTGCACGCGGACGACAAGAAGCTGGCGCGGTTGAATCTGATTCGGGACATGCTGTCCCGGCTCGACTACTGCGACAAGGACGAGAAGCTGGCACTGCCCGATCCTGCCGTCATCTTCGAGTTCGAACCAGCGCGCCTCGGCGAAGGACTGCTGGCGAAATAA
- a CDS encoding DUF1289 domain-containing protein, with product MRFTRGAGACLQPLVKSPCIDVCTFDGKTKLCIGCFRTLDEIRAWKKMTDHRRHQVINDRARRRAKLQREPTELSVEQGTSGN from the coding sequence ATGCGGTTCACGAGAGGCGCGGGCGCGTGCCTTCAACCATTGGTCAAGTCACCGTGCATCGATGTGTGTACTTTCGATGGCAAGACCAAACTGTGCATCGGCTGCTTCCGGACCCTCGACGAGATTCGGGCATGGAAGAAGATGACCGACCACCGGCGCCATCAGGTGATCAACGACCGGGCGCGGCGACGGGCCAAGCTGCAGCGGGAACCCACGGAGTTATCTGTCGAGCAAGGAACATCGGGCAACTGA
- a CDS encoding Tn3 family transposase, with amino-acid sequence MEHWQVTYLGIRQIPRELTEFELVTFFTFSARERALIDARRGNLYRLAVALHIGFLRMSGRTLDAYKQIPKALWDHLGTQLALDPPDMGTLRTLYETRARTLVDHQVIAYQSLGFSPMAEHQRRYVVRWLKERLAGRPERGELLHELKRWLYEHRILIAHDRLLKRLIVQAVQGIEIALTGTLERAFTTSTLDHWGHLLSRTDGEHGSLQEWLWAVPLRNSTHQMGEIFTKVDRLYAIGVHTRWPADCNDAMVRHYARRCANRPPSVSKRIQMQSRRLEAACFTRYALCAATDQLLGMLRHWIQKTVNDAARAIDAVRPDLKARIRDFATAVKTAAVDPTLSREQLSDKLCELADRALDQHPPSRRSLVRAHLMAKRGQARAMLARLVRLPFEAQTAHPVIDALEVLCGLYARKAYTLPDRVTIRLGRAWREAIDGYDRYKALLAFEWATLFALRIALRNGSVYVEHSFAFRSQARMLIPPDEWSAKRNHYYGHLKLPQDPKEFLEPLLKHLDQGLAVLKDATLRGDVRIDTAVHLAPLLAQNKDAALEQLRRAVFASHPGGQLPEIILEIDSATRFSWLLLGREPRSRSELLLVYAAVLAHGTSLSAADISRMVPELSPAAIRQMMNRIADERKLRQAADAVLEFMLRHPIAAHWGRADLASSDMMSLETTRTVWQARADPRRRTASIGMYTHVLDRWGIFYDQPIVLNERQAGAAIEGVVRQSGTSDVAQLAVDTHGFTDFAMGLARALGFDLCPRLAHLRDRRLHVPQHHAVPAELVAVTDCDVRLDLIESIWDEFVRVAASIQSGCCTAVEALTRFGAAARGQPVYDGGVHVGRLFRTIFLIDYFTNPAFRSELQHVLNRGEAVHTVQRAIHIGKIPSELTKHHDSLAAVSSSLALLTNAVMAWNTMHMQRAVDQIEAMSGDALQAVALRRIAPTHLEGINLRGTFDFPIARYADRVLPSMAGMPVIPHQQQSA; translated from the coding sequence ATGGAACACTGGCAAGTCACCTATCTTGGCATCCGGCAGATTCCTCGCGAACTGACCGAGTTCGAGCTTGTCACGTTCTTCACGTTTTCCGCCAGGGAACGCGCACTGATCGATGCGCGCCGCGGCAACCTCTACAGGCTCGCGGTCGCGCTCCATATCGGTTTTCTCCGGATGAGTGGCCGCACCCTCGACGCCTACAAGCAGATCCCCAAGGCGCTGTGGGACCACCTGGGTACACAACTGGCCCTCGACCCGCCGGATATGGGCACGTTGCGGACGTTGTACGAAACACGGGCCCGCACGCTCGTCGACCACCAGGTTATTGCCTATCAGTCGCTCGGCTTTAGCCCGATGGCTGAACATCAGCGGCGGTATGTGGTTCGCTGGCTGAAGGAACGCCTGGCTGGCCGTCCCGAGCGCGGCGAACTGCTACATGAACTCAAGCGCTGGCTGTACGAGCATCGCATCCTGATTGCCCATGATCGCCTGCTGAAGCGGTTGATCGTACAGGCCGTACAGGGCATCGAGATCGCCCTGACCGGTACGCTGGAACGGGCCTTCACCACGTCGACGCTGGACCACTGGGGACACCTCCTATCGCGAACGGATGGAGAGCACGGCAGTCTGCAGGAATGGTTGTGGGCCGTCCCACTGCGCAATTCAACGCACCAGATGGGCGAGATCTTCACCAAGGTCGACCGCCTGTACGCGATCGGCGTTCATACGCGCTGGCCGGCGGACTGCAACGACGCAATGGTGCGCCACTACGCGAGACGGTGCGCGAATCGCCCGCCGTCGGTCAGCAAACGGATTCAAATGCAGTCGCGCCGGCTCGAAGCCGCATGCTTCACGCGTTATGCGTTGTGTGCAGCAACGGACCAGTTGTTGGGCATGCTGCGCCACTGGATTCAGAAAACCGTCAACGACGCGGCTCGCGCGATCGACGCCGTGCGTCCGGATTTGAAAGCACGTATCCGCGATTTCGCGACGGCCGTGAAAACGGCTGCGGTCGACCCGACCCTGTCTCGCGAGCAACTCAGCGACAAACTCTGCGAACTGGCCGACCGGGCGCTCGACCAGCACCCGCCGAGTCGGCGGAGTCTGGTCCGGGCACATCTGATGGCGAAGCGGGGACAGGCACGCGCGATGCTCGCCAGACTGGTCCGTCTGCCGTTCGAAGCGCAGACCGCTCACCCGGTGATCGATGCGTTGGAGGTGCTGTGTGGCCTGTATGCGCGCAAGGCGTACACACTACCGGATCGCGTCACGATCCGGCTCGGGCGCGCATGGAGGGAAGCGATCGACGGCTATGATCGCTACAAGGCACTGTTGGCATTCGAATGGGCGACACTGTTTGCCCTGCGCATCGCGTTGCGCAACGGCTCCGTCTATGTCGAGCACAGCTTCGCATTCCGCAGCCAGGCCCGGATGCTGATCCCGCCCGATGAATGGAGCGCGAAGCGCAACCATTACTACGGTCATCTGAAGCTGCCGCAGGACCCGAAGGAATTCCTCGAGCCGTTGCTCAAGCATCTCGATCAGGGCCTCGCTGTGCTGAAGGACGCGACGCTACGCGGCGATGTGCGGATCGACACCGCAGTGCATCTGGCTCCTTTATTGGCACAAAACAAGGATGCAGCGCTGGAGCAGTTGCGCCGCGCAGTCTTCGCCTCCCACCCTGGAGGCCAACTACCCGAAATCATTCTCGAAATCGACAGCGCGACGCGCTTCAGCTGGTTGCTGCTCGGACGTGAACCACGCTCACGCAGCGAGCTGCTGCTCGTGTACGCGGCGGTGCTCGCACACGGTACATCGTTGTCCGCGGCGGACATCTCGCGGATGGTGCCGGAATTGTCGCCCGCCGCAATCCGGCAGATGATGAACCGGATCGCCGACGAACGAAAACTACGGCAGGCCGCCGACGCGGTGCTGGAATTCATGCTTCGCCACCCGATCGCCGCGCACTGGGGCCGTGCCGATCTGGCGTCGTCCGACATGATGTCACTGGAGACAACCCGCACGGTCTGGCAGGCGCGTGCTGACCCGCGCCGGCGCACGGCCTCGATCGGCATGTACACGCACGTACTGGACCGCTGGGGGATCTTCTACGATCAACCGATCGTGCTCAACGAGCGGCAGGCCGGCGCCGCGATCGAAGGCGTGGTTCGGCAAAGCGGCACGAGCGACGTGGCCCAGCTCGCAGTCGATACCCATGGGTTTACCGATTTCGCGATGGGGCTCGCGCGGGCGCTGGGTTTCGACCTGTGCCCGCGACTCGCTCACCTGCGTGACCGGCGTTTGCATGTGCCGCAGCACCACGCCGTGCCGGCGGAACTGGTGGCCGTGACCGACTGCGATGTGCGCCTGGACCTGATCGAAAGCATCTGGGACGAGTTCGTGCGCGTGGCCGCGTCGATTCAAAGCGGTTGCTGCACGGCGGTCGAGGCGTTGACCCGATTCGGCGCAGCGGCGCGCGGACAGCCCGTGTACGACGGCGGCGTTCATGTCGGCCGCCTGTTCCGCACGATTTTCCTGATCGACTATTTCACCAACCCCGCCTTTCGCAGCGAACTGCAACACGTGCTCAATCGCGGCGAAGCCGTGCACACCGTGCAGCGGGCGATCCACATCGGCAAGATCCCATCGGAGTTGACGAAGCATCACGATTCGCTCGCGGCGGTGTCGTCATCGCTGGCGCTGCTCACCAATGCCGTGATGGCCTGGAACACGATGCATATGCAGCGCGCCGTTGACCAGATCGAGGCAATGAGTGGAGACGCCCTTCAGGCGGTGGCCCTGCGGCGCATTGCGCCGACGCATCTGGAGGGCATCAACCTGCGCGGCACGTTCGATTTTCCGATTGCGCGCTATGCGGACCGGGTCTTGCCAAGTATGGCCGGTATGCCCGTGATACCCCATCAACAGCAGTCCGCCTGA
- a CDS encoding winged helix-turn-helix domain-containing protein, translating to MSEIDVVPTLRLNIAAGVAIGPGKAALLDGIANTGSISQAAKQMGMGYRQAWAMIDSMNDYFVAPLVERTKGGPAGGGTKLTTLGIEVLRRYKAMERKAIKAIEKDARDFEKLLKA from the coding sequence ATGAGCGAGATCGACGTAGTCCCAACGCTGCGCTTGAACATCGCCGCAGGCGTCGCCATTGGTCCCGGGAAGGCGGCCTTGCTCGATGGTATTGCGAACACAGGTTCGATCAGCCAGGCCGCAAAACAGATGGGGATGGGTTACAGGCAGGCGTGGGCGATGATCGACAGCATGAACGATTACTTTGTGGCGCCGCTGGTCGAACGAACCAAGGGCGGTCCGGCCGGTGGTGGCACCAAACTGACGACGTTGGGCATTGAAGTCCTGCGACGGTATAAGGCGATGGAGCGAAAGGCGATCAAGGCCATCGAAAAGGATGCGCGCGACTTCGAAAAGCTGTTGAAGGCATGA
- a CDS encoding extracellular solute-binding protein, translated as MLVTCTGLFATAPTHAADAFRVAYAGSMGVVMDRFIGPAFAKQNGVEYQGIGQGAYGLARQLQGKLLQADVFISITPGPIDILKQANMIGPAVPVASTEMVITYSPQSKFAPQLAAAAEGKKPWYEVLRTPGLHFGRTDPATDPQGQNIIFTMLLAESFYKQPGLAEQILGDYQNPQQIFAEPSLLSRLEAGQIDASSGYLSAARSHKLPFITLPDEINLSNPDMDAKWYKTVRFSIKLPSGKTSTLNTQPLVFYATVLKDSKQLALAEKFVQFLASPEGQKMLQDNGYSPPKGGPIQ; from the coding sequence ATGTTGGTGACCTGTACCGGCCTCTTTGCGACAGCACCAACGCACGCGGCCGACGCTTTTCGTGTTGCCTATGCCGGCTCAATGGGCGTGGTGATGGACCGCTTCATCGGCCCGGCATTCGCGAAGCAGAACGGCGTCGAATACCAAGGTATTGGTCAAGGCGCTTACGGGCTCGCGCGGCAGTTGCAGGGGAAACTGTTGCAGGCCGACGTGTTCATTTCCATCACACCGGGGCCGATCGACATCCTCAAACAGGCCAATATGATCGGGCCGGCCGTGCCGGTGGCCAGCACCGAGATGGTGATCACCTACAGTCCCCAAAGCAAATTCGCCCCTCAGCTCGCAGCCGCAGCGGAGGGCAAAAAGCCGTGGTACGAGGTATTGCGCACGCCGGGCCTGCACTTCGGCCGCACGGACCCTGCTACCGATCCGCAAGGCCAGAACATCATTTTCACGATGCTGCTGGCCGAGAGTTTCTACAAGCAGCCGGGGCTGGCTGAGCAGATCCTTGGTGACTACCAGAATCCGCAGCAGATTTTCGCCGAACCTTCGCTGCTCTCTCGCCTGGAAGCCGGGCAGATCGATGCCTCGTCGGGTTATCTGAGCGCCGCGCGCTCCCACAAGTTGCCGTTCATCACATTGCCGGATGAAATCAATCTGAGTAACCCCGACATGGACGCGAAGTGGTACAAGACGGTGCGGTTCAGCATCAAGCTGCCCAGCGGCAAGACGTCGACGCTGAACACCCAGCCACTGGTGTTCTATGCCACGGTGCTCAAAGATAGCAAGCAGCTCGCGCTGGCGGAAAAGTTCGTGCAGTTCCTGGCAAGCCCCGAAGGCCAGAAGATGCTGCAGGACAACGGCTATAGCCCGCCGAAGGGCGGCCCGATTCAGTGA
- a CDS encoding molybdate ABC transporter permease subunit codes for MNALAGPEAADGLPRARAPALIGALTLLLIAGPFIGLAFVTHWSSFHFAPGDTGAIAVSLGYSLISLLLIIALGTPLAWWLARQSFRGKWMLEAIILLALLTPPLAMGILLTALFGPYGPVGSLVARTGVELTNTAGAFVLAQFYGALPYYVVAARAAFEGVPRELEHIALTLGKSPWQTFWQVSMPLARLGLAAGIALAWVRALGEFGIVLILAYYPQGIPVKLWVNLQDIGLTAVYPLLWVFFLVAMPLPLILGLASRRQRLF; via the coding sequence ATGAACGCGCTGGCCGGTCCCGAAGCGGCAGATGGCCTGCCGCGTGCACGCGCGCCGGCGCTGATCGGCGCACTCACGTTGCTGCTGATCGCCGGGCCGTTCATCGGTCTGGCGTTTGTCACGCACTGGAGCAGTTTTCATTTCGCCCCGGGCGATACTGGCGCGATCGCTGTGTCGCTTGGATACAGCCTGATCTCGCTTCTGCTGATCATTGCACTGGGCACGCCCCTGGCGTGGTGGCTGGCACGACAATCGTTTCGTGGCAAATGGATGCTGGAAGCCATCATCCTGCTGGCCTTGCTGACGCCGCCGCTGGCGATGGGCATTTTGCTGACGGCGCTGTTCGGCCCCTATGGTCCGGTGGGCAGTCTGGTGGCACGCACCGGCGTCGAGCTGACCAACACCGCCGGGGCTTTCGTGCTGGCGCAGTTCTACGGAGCGTTGCCCTACTACGTGGTCGCGGCTCGCGCCGCGTTCGAGGGCGTCCCGCGCGAACTGGAACATATCGCGCTCACGCTCGGCAAATCGCCGTGGCAAACCTTCTGGCAGGTGAGCATGCCGCTGGCGCGTCTGGGCCTCGCTGCCGGTATCGCGCTGGCGTGGGTACGGGCACTGGGTGAGTTCGGTATCGTGCTGATCCTGGCCTATTACCCTCAGGGCATTCCGGTCAAGCTTTGGGTCAACCTGCAGGACATTGGCCTGACTGCGGTGTACCCGTTGCTGTGGGTGTTCTTTCTGGTGGCGATGCCATTGCCTTTGATACTTGGCCTCGCTTCCCGTCGCCAGCGACTGTTCTGA